Within Desmodus rotundus isolate HL8 chromosome 6, HLdesRot8A.1, whole genome shotgun sequence, the genomic segment gtgaaaatgagtttgacacccccaacttaagagtgttgtcccaatatgccaacgttgcaggttggatcccagatcagggcacaaaTCAACCAacgaataagtggaacaacgaatcagtttctctcttccttacctcccccctctctctaaaatcaaatttacacacacacacacacacacacacacatattgaaCTAAtgttaagagatttttaaaaagttgaagttAGATGGGGAGTGAAATCTAATTTAGGAGAGATAAAAGTTGGAATTAGCCCCTAGGCTTTTGTTAttagtatcatttaaaaaaagtcttcatttGAAACATCTACAGAATCTTCCTGCTAATATTGAAGAATctataacatattattaaattcaCATTGCAGAGAGACTATCTGAAGGTACATTACCATGCGGTGCATTAAAATTATGGTTATGAGCCTATCTAGGTTGTGTATACAACAAGTTCATTTAATGCGGGAGTATTTTACTTaggagaataaattaaataaatctgtAGTAAAAAACAAACCTTTCTTACGTATTGTCAGCTTTACTGTTGGGCATTgaacattaaaaagtaattaattgaGTTTACCTTCATTTAAATGGTGGGTTGATTACTAAAGCAAGGGACAAGAAAATAATATCTAATTACTATAAACTTAAATATGCCAGATACTGTATTTAGCACTTTGAATGTTACCATATTTAATCCTAGTAATCCTGTGAGATTATTAGGccctttaatttttgtttttatacagtTAACTGATGTTCACAGGCTAGGAAGTAAAGTTTTCTTCTAGCACAATTACcaaatattagttttaaaatattctaagaatcttaacaaaaaaaacccccaaaacaaaaaaccctgcttGATTACAGGAAAACCATAATTTAACAATATTTAGGAATCAAGAGTATTAGTTTTTTGTTAAATGTGGATTATACCAGAGCTCATGACAGCTAGATTTCTACCCCTAACTAGATCCTTCTAGTTGAGGTATCCTAGACTGTTATTTGGTACAAGCAGAGTAAGCACCTCCAGAAATCTAAAGGTTAGATACCTAGTTCCCCAATCCAATCCTTAGAGTATGTGTGGGTTTGATACACAAACACACTGTTCTGTGATTTAAAAAGGAAGCACTGAACTTACATCCCCTGCTCACAAATTTTAACAGTgcaattttgtctatttttccttaGTTTCCTGTAATTTTTAGCAATTATCTTGCTATGGAGACTGaatgttttgtgttttccttCACATTCATGTTAAAATtgaatccccaatgtgatggtattcaGTATGTCcttatgaaagaaaaacatttccacTGCTTATAAGCCACCGGTTTATGGCATTCTGTTGTAACAGCCCAAATAGACCAACACACAATCTATTAGGCAGTGCTACAATTCTCTTCAAAGTAGTTTACTTTAAAACTACTTACAGCTTCCTCTTCTTTATCAACATTACTTGTTTGTGACAACTTGATATTTCCATTTCCAAGTTCCCCACTTGCAGAAAATTTCACTCCGTCTTTTGCACAGGAAATCACAACAGCATCTCCGATATGACTGAGATCTCGGCATATACGTGCAAATTCGCCAGAAGGCATCTTTACCACACAGCTATACTCTTGTTCctatgaaacaaaacaaacaaaaaccttaaaGATCAGTTGCTGAAAATTCAAGATTTGGTAggtaccctcattttttttttttttttaagatttatttatttttagacagagggaaagggagggagagagggagagaaagatcaatgtgcggttgcctcttgtgtgcccccctactggggaccttgattgcaacccaggcatgtgccctgactgggaattgaactagcggagtgaccctttggtttgcaggctggcactcaatccaatgaaccacaccagccaggtggcaccctcattttttctgaagaaTCAGCATCTAAATGAGAACTCAGAATTTTAGGATTTTTGATTATGTTGACATTATCACTATTGTGTGACTTACACTCCAACCTTTCAAAACAATGAATgcagatttaaaacaaatatgttataaaaataatcacactaagaaaacaaatttaaacctGGAACAGTAAAATCTAGGGAACTAGAGCCTCCCCAAATCAACCTCCAGGGCTAAATCTAGAGGACATTAGACCATGGTACAGGAACTCTGATGGGCAAGAAGGCCTACCTGCTttccaaaacaaaagaatatgatACTAGGCATTTTAAACATTACCACAATACTTCTGTCCTTTAATGCTGATAAACTTAATCTAATAAATTTCTGCCACTATAGCTCTAAAATctactcaataaaaaaaaaaaaaaaaaaaaaaaaaaaagaattcaagaatAAAAAGATGCATGGAGGTATATGGAAATGTAAATATACACTTAACAATAAAGTCAAGCAATGAATGATCCGATTTTTAGAGTACTGCAGGCTAACGTGTTTTAGGTAACTACCACATACAGTACACTCAATCAGAAACTGATACTCACTGGAATTCCAAGTTGTTCAACATCTAAATCCATTAACTTCATTTCATAGTCTGAAACCTTTTCTTGATCTACCAAAAGAAAGCACATATTGTTGAATAAAAGCATGTAAACTTATGACTGTGAAGTAAATTTTATAAGCATCACAAACATTACTGAcgctgcattttaattttctgcaGCATAACTCAGTAGCAGATTATAACCTACTTGGGGCTTCGAATACTAGTGCCAATGTGTCCGCATTATCTTCAGCCCTTAGGGTAATGATGTCTTCATTGCCAGCACATTTTAGTATTTTGGACATGCTAGAAGAGAAGACACAGGGTTTAAAATCGACACTATCTTCTTAAGATTGTTAAGAGTTCTAAGCAATTAAAACAAGAAGTTGCTATTTTTAGACACTAGGCTGTCTGATGAATTGGCAAATTAAGTAAACCTGCTACCGGGAGACGTGTAAACCCGCCCAGCCATTTTGGAAAGCAATCTGGCATTAAGTACTTAAGCCAAAAAAGCTCACACCCTACCAgcggcaattccacttctgaagaTAAATAAGTAATGGAGCagcatttccttttaaatgtgTAAAGCTGATTTGAAGGAGAGGGATCaatttgtggttccacttatttatgcattcattggttgtttcttttatgtgccctgactggagacagAACCCGCAACCCTGGCTATGAGGACCACAAAAGAGCAGTATTTTCTGAATCGCAAATCCCTTTAGTGATTGAGAAAATTATTAGGCCGCGAATGACCAGTAAAAACTATTACATCTATTAAAAGACAATGCATATGATATGGGTAAATATttcccatgtttttaaaaattcaaacaagtATATGTACTAGATAGTGATCAAAAAGTTGAAAGCCACTGCCCTGGAGAAATATTCCCTCAAGTCCAACAAGATGCTCACTGCACTTCGTAATAAAAAGCCGGAAACCTATTGTCCCTAAGAAAGGAGCGAGTAGGGAACACCGTAAAGCAGTTAAATCATCCATGACCAAGGTTTCTCAGCCAAGGCTGACGGCATCTAATAACCAAAAGAGCTCTGTGTTTTCCTAGTATCCCGGCGAAGCCCGTCATTCTCCCGCCACCCACCCCGCCTTGTGACTTTGGCGCGGAAAAAGTAGCTTCGCGCCGCAGCGAGCGCGGGCTTTCGGAAGCGCGCGCTCCGCTAGGTCCCGCCCCCCGGCACCGCAGGCCAACGAGAAGGCGCGGTGGCCCACACCAGCCAATGAGGTCCCGCCTCGGAAGAGCTCCCGCCAACAGCCTGGAACGAGAGTGAGCGGACCAGGGCCTGGTCCCCCACCGCCCCCCGGGCTAACCTGGTGAGGTTCACACCCATGGCCAGGTTGCGGTCGCAGCGGTATGTGTCGAAGCCCTCGGAGCGCAGGGTGAGCTGCACCAAAGACACGTGGGACGAGTCCATGCTCTGCAGATTGACGCCGCTCGAGCTGATGTCCCAGCAGGCCTCATTGATGAGATCTTTAAGCGCCTCCAGCACCTTTTTCAGGATGGAGCCCTGGACCAGGCGAGCTTCGAACATGGTGGCGGAGTGGCAACGACGCAGCTAGAGACGAAGAGAAGGAGGTGTAGCCGCCTTGCGCTTCACAGAATGAGAGCGAGCAGGCAGCGCCTGAGATAAAGGAAGATCACCACAGCGTTCTGCCGGCAACCGTGTAGTACCGCCGAGTCTGCGAGCCCGAGCTCTCCGTCCCTACGTCCCGTGACGAGACGTCACCACGCTACCCCGCCTATACCATGGCGGAGAGCCAAGCCCAATCCTATGCTTTATCCCCGCTAGGCCCGCCCCCCGTGAACACCTATTGGGTTATGAGGGGACCCGTGCGGGGTTGGAACGCTGAGCCTTCCGGGGGCGGGCGGAACGGCATCTGGCGGAAGTCCTGCCCGTTTCGTCTCGTACCGGAGTCGGAACGCGGGACGAGTCCGAGCATTAGTGAGCTCGAGGCCTGGCGTCTATGAGCTCCACGTTTGTAGTTCCCGCTTGGAGGACAGAAAGTTGCCAGCCCCGAGAGTAAAAGTGAATCACAAATCTAGACTATCGGGAGGGAAAGCCACCTTGTAGCCTGAAGAGAACTGCTTTAAGTGcgcactttatttttgttgtggaAGTGACACGTTCCTAAAAGTCAAAAGATAAAGAGGTGTactgttataaaacaaaattagttCCCACCATCATCTCTTAACACGCCCCCCCCTCCACGCCTGGGTCCTACCAATCGTTTCTGTATACAGTATTGTAAGCTTTTTTCCCTCTGCAAATATATGTTTCAGAAGACAAAAATGGGTTCATACCGCAAACATTTCTGCAATGtacttaataaaatatgtttagttttatgcCATGTACGCGTTTTCTATGTGAGcgccttttttttaactttattttaaaaagaaggcgTAACAGGCATACTTCGAAGATAATGCGGTTCTTTCCAGACCACCGCAATGAAAGCGGAGAGACAGTAAAGAGAATCGTGATCTTGCTGTCGAACGGAGGAGGGTCCTGTCTTCGACTTGTAGAACTCACCACACCTTTGGAGCCCAATAAATTGAAGCGCAataaatgaggtatgcctgtatctTACATTTGTAACTTAATTTACCAATTTCTTGTAATTGCAAACACCTTTGGGCACTTAAGTGATTTTTGTGAGATCAACTTGAACTAGCATTGCTGGGTGGAAGAgcatatacattaaatatttgatttaacGTTACTCAATTGAGCTCTAAAAGATTTCAATTTACATTCCAGCCAAGACTATGAGCATGCTCATTTCCCctgatttttctattaaaaattttttgtattgttattcagttacaattgtctgcattttctccccattcctcccgaTTTTTCTAACTATTGATATTAGCAACCTCAATTTTAAATCAGTGCTCATTTGTGTGAAAATTCCATTTGCATATTAAAAGTGTTACAGGTGggatatttttcacatttcttgaccattgcatgtttaaatttttccattaaaCTTCTTTTCTTATTGATTAAAAGAAGCACTTTATATAGTAATCATAAACCAGTATATATTCTTTCCCCTGgctttgttatttctctttcatattcaTACAGCGTTTCCATTTAGTTGCATTTGATATCCTATCTTGGACTGTAGAATTCTTTAGTTTTTCTATGTATCCAGGTGTGGATTTAGCTTTATTTATCATGTTCAGGGAATTTTGTGTTCCTGAATCAGAAGATTCATGCATCTCCTCAAGTCTAGAATATTCTCAACCATTATGGCTTCAAATATTGCCTTTTCCCTACTCTGTTCTCTCTGGCATTTCTATTAGATACATCTATTTCACTGAATTTAAGGGATACTTTCAGTTGTATAATGTGCTATTATTTTATGTAgcacattaaagaagaaaatgtcaaattttaaaaaatacacagccctggatggtgtggctcagtgggttgattggcagcctgcgaaccaaagggttgctggtttgattcctagtcagagcacatgactggattgtgggccaggtccccaataggggagcgcgtgggaggcaaccacacattgatgtttctctccctctctttctccctcccttcccctttctctataaataataaataaaatcttttttaaaaaatatatttattgattatgctattacagttgtcccattgcccccccgactccactccatcctgcccacccccctccctcccacattcccccccccccccatagttcatgtccatgggtcatacttataagttctttggcttctacatttcctacactatttttaccctcccactgtctattttccacctgtcatctatgctacttattctctgtacctttccccccctctccccctcccactcccttaaacatttcatataataagggcttggtgatgatgagcttctttaacttgaccttatctgagaagcactttatcttcccttccattctaaatgatagctttgctggatacagtaatcttggatgtaggtccttgcgtttaatcttgggtaatgtaattatgatgtgccttgttgtgttcctccttgggtccagcttctttgggactctctgagcttcctggacttcccggaagtctatttcctttgccagatcggggaagttctccattatttgttcaaataagttttcaattttttgttcttcctcttctccttctggcacccctataattcggatgttggaacgtttcaaggtgtcctggaggttcctaagcctctcctcatttttccaagttcttgtttcttcattcttttctggttggatgtttgtttcttccttctggtccataccattgatttgagtcccagtttccttgccatcactattggttccctgtacattttcctttgtttctcttagcataggcttcattttttcatgtgtttttcaaacagattcaaccaagtctgtgagcatattgataaccagtgctttgaactgtgcatccgataggttggctatctcttcgtcgcttagttgtattttttctggagctttgaagtgttctgtcatttgggccattttttttatttgttttggtgcgtctgttactttaaggggcggagccttaggtgttaacctgggcggggtaacgctggtcgctgggctgtgacgctatacgtgggggaggggccgagagggggcaatggcgcccgcctcactctcctccggatttcaatctttcactccgatacccacagtcaaactgggccactctggtgctggttcccgagtaagtgggcctgtgcacactctaggcccctgtgggtctctccaacaacgtctcctgtgaggctgggagtctctcctgctgccgccccaggggcgctttcaatcagaggtttgaggctttatttccccgagctggagccctgggctgcgcggtCTGCTCCGCTGctcgccgttcgtccggtttatctgtgggggaatgtggtgccgcagggtgctacccgccactctgcctgccctacTCTCCgctactctgagtccggccctctgggtttatctgtgcaaatgtggggccgcagggtctgctagtgctcagactgcctgcgccatttgtcccacactctgccagtctcaatcccgccacagccacgcgagtcctctccaccccggtgcccgtctccgcccctcctaccagtctggatgaatgtttattttctattttcttggtgttggtcccccttgctgttcgattctctgtcagttctggttgtgcgaggaggcgcagtgtgtctacctacgccaccatcttggttcctccaaataaaatctttaaaaaatatatttgtatcatATATTACTCCTGTGCATACATTGAAATACATAAACAGTGGTGTGGCTTAGTTAGTTGAAGTGTTGttccataaaccgaaaggtcgaCGTTTTAATTCCCTGCTTggggtatgtgcctgggttgccgatttggtccctggttagggcacatatgagaggcaaccaggtttctcatatcaatgtttccctctctttctccttcccttcccctctctctaaaatcaataaacatgtcctcgggtgagaataaaaaaaataaaaatgtaggaataaagactatatttaaatatatataaacaaaattaactaatgaaGGCATTCCTAATATTTCTCCATATTTAATTTTCCACTCAGTTGCTGTTACCGTTGTTTTttgtatcatttcattttcttttgtcaaGGATGCCGGTAATGGAGCGTTCTCAACAGTGCTACTCTGTTGTCTCAAATTTCTTCCAAGTCTCTTGTCACCcatttgtaattgttttttattttaaatttttaattcaacttatttgaattaaaaacaaaaaacagtacaCACCAGTTTCTACCCTCACCTCTCTTCCCCAccgcctctggcaaccatcaatctgttctcttATATCTATGACcttggtttttttgtgtgtttgattcCACATATCAAAGAgataccatgcagtatttgtctttctgtgtttgacatccatccatgttgtcacaaaattttttttaaagattctatttatttatttttagagagaagggaagggagaaagaggaagaagaacatCGATGTGCAAGGAAAACATCAGGTGGtcgtctcttgcatgcccccagttGGGACTTGGTCCACaatctgggcatgtgccctgattggaatcAAACCGGCaccctttcagttcacaggcccagcactcaatccactgagtcacaccagtcagggctgtcacaaatttttatggctgaataatattccattgcacatatgtactgcat encodes:
- the PCNA gene encoding proliferating cell nuclear antigen — encoded protein: MFEARLVQGSILKKVLEALKDLINEACWDISSSGVNLQSMDSSHVSLVQLTLRSEGFDTYRCDRNLAMGVNLTSMSKILKCAGNEDIITLRAEDNADTLALVFEAPNQEKVSDYEMKLMDLDVEQLGIPEQEYSCVVKMPSGEFARICRDLSHIGDAVVISCAKDGVKFSASGELGNGNIKLSQTSNVDKEEEAVSIEMNEPVQLTFALRYLNFFTKATPLSPTVTLSMSADVPLVVEYKIADMGHLKYYLAPKIEDEEGS